A window of the Nitrospirota bacterium genome harbors these coding sequences:
- a CDS encoding type II toxin-antitoxin system RelE/ParE family toxin: MERYKIEFSKGAAKDYKRLPKDYKTLVDLALSKLNKDLPVDIKPVIGEEDTYRIRVGKYRIIFVIIEDTILVTRIGTRGDVYK; encoded by the coding sequence ATGGAAAGATATAAGATAGAATTCTCAAAAGGCGCAGCAAAGGACTATAAAAGGTTGCCCAAAGACTATAAAACATTGGTTGATTTGGCGTTATCTAAGCTGAATAAGGATTTGCCGGTAGATATTAAACCTGTCATAGGAGAAGAAGATACCTATAGAATCAGAGTAGGAAAATATAGGATTATTTTTGTGATTATTGAAGATACTATATTGGTTACAAGGATTGGTACAAGAGGAGATGTTTACAAATGA